From a single Kitasatospora azatica KCTC 9699 genomic region:
- a CDS encoding MFS transporter, whose protein sequence is MKTTATAAATATTAATTAGTTTPHAPAADRRRSLLRRHRDFRLLFTGEVAGKYGSSVTGLALPLIAVGTLHAGAFEVSALPAATWLPWLLIGLPVGAWVDRMRRRTVMLVSAAVQLLCYLSIPVAAAMGLLSYPQLLLVALCAGAGAVFFQTAYTAYLPTLVDETDRAEGNAKLHGSASAAQIVGLGSGGALAQLFGPVNSLLANTVTFLISLGSTAAIKQREPVKEPTERPKRALLGEVRQGLRLVTRDPWLRPFMMHGALANLFLTAYQSILVVFLIKQAGLPESALGTLIGAASIGGVLGATLARRVGTAIGTARAMLFFLLGLPSLVLLIPLTTDGAGVLCFLVGGLAVSGGVVAGNVLRATFTQRYTPAELLGRISASGAFLNYGTIPLGALLGGGLADVLGLVPAMWLTCAGVPLAALALWFSPLRRYRDLPTDLTMPTAA, encoded by the coding sequence ATGAAGACCACCGCCACCGCTGCTGCCACCGCCACCACTGCCGCCACCACCGCAGGCACCACCACCCCGCACGCCCCGGCCGCCGACCGCCGCCGGAGCCTGCTGCGCCGCCACCGCGACTTCCGACTGCTCTTCACCGGCGAGGTGGCCGGCAAGTACGGTTCCTCGGTCACCGGCCTGGCCTTACCCCTGATCGCGGTCGGCACCCTGCACGCCGGCGCCTTCGAGGTCAGCGCGCTGCCCGCCGCCACCTGGCTGCCCTGGCTGCTGATCGGCCTGCCGGTCGGCGCCTGGGTGGACCGGATGCGCAGACGGACCGTCATGCTGGTCTCCGCCGCCGTCCAGCTGCTCTGCTACCTGAGCATCCCGGTGGCCGCCGCCATGGGCCTGCTGAGCTACCCCCAGCTGCTGCTGGTGGCGCTCTGCGCCGGGGCCGGCGCGGTCTTCTTCCAGACCGCCTACACCGCCTACCTGCCCACCCTGGTCGACGAGACGGACCGCGCGGAGGGCAACGCCAAGCTGCACGGCAGCGCCTCGGCCGCGCAGATCGTCGGCCTCGGCTCCGGCGGCGCCCTGGCCCAGCTCTTCGGACCGGTGAACAGCCTGCTCGCCAACACCGTGACCTTCCTGATCTCGCTCGGCTCCACCGCCGCGATCAAGCAGCGCGAACCGGTCAAGGAGCCCACCGAGCGGCCGAAGCGGGCCCTGCTCGGCGAGGTGCGCCAGGGCCTGCGGCTGGTCACCCGGGACCCGTGGCTGCGGCCGTTCATGATGCACGGCGCGCTGGCCAACCTCTTCCTGACGGCCTACCAGTCGATCCTGGTGGTCTTCCTGATCAAGCAGGCCGGCCTGCCGGAGAGCGCGCTCGGCACCCTGATCGGTGCCGCCAGCATCGGCGGCGTGCTCGGCGCCACCCTGGCCCGCCGGGTCGGCACCGCGATCGGCACGGCTCGGGCGATGCTCTTCTTCCTGCTCGGCCTGCCCTCACTGGTCCTGCTGATCCCGCTCACCACCGACGGCGCCGGCGTGCTCTGCTTCCTGGTCGGCGGCCTCGCGGTCTCCGGCGGTGTGGTGGCCGGCAACGTGCTGCGCGCCACCTTCACCCAGCGCTACACCCCCGCCGAGTTGCTCGGCCGGATCTCCGCCAGCGGCGCCTTCCTCAACTACGGCACCATCCCGCTCGGCGCCCTCCTCGGCGGCGGCCTGGCCGACGTCCTCGGTCTGGTCCCGGCCATGTGGCTGACCTGCGCCGGCGTCCCGCTGGCCGCCCTGGCCCTCTGGTTCTCCCCGCTGCGCCGCTACCGCGACCTGCCGACCGACCTGACCATGCCGACGGCGGCCTGA
- a CDS encoding nuclear transport factor 2 family protein produces MTNGQLIRDYLETVWNQGRTEQADRYLAADLAQHNAKLPDGRAAVAGLVDTLRGQFPQLHFELRRIAAEGELVFAHSLATLTPGEPGIAVVDVFRIENGLIVEHWDVSEQVPEATASGRPVI; encoded by the coding sequence ATGACGAACGGTCAGCTGATCCGCGACTACCTGGAGACGGTCTGGAACCAGGGCCGCACCGAGCAGGCCGACCGCTACCTCGCCGCCGACCTGGCCCAGCACAACGCCAAACTGCCCGACGGCCGGGCGGCGGTCGCGGGCCTGGTGGACACGCTGCGCGGCCAGTTCCCGCAACTGCACTTCGAGCTGCGGCGGATCGCCGCCGAGGGCGAGCTGGTCTTCGCCCACTCGCTGGCCACCCTCACCCCCGGTGAGCCCGGCATCGCCGTGGTGGACGTCTTCCGGATCGAGAACGGCCTGATCGTCGAGCACTGGGACGTGAGCGAGCAGGTGCCGGAGGCGACGGCGAGCGGCCGGCCGGTGATCTGA
- the ppdK gene encoding pyruvate, phosphate dikinase, producing MAATQKFVYSFTEGNKDLKDLLGGKGANLAEMTNLGLPVPPGFTLTTEACKVFLETGAEPASLHQEVSEHLDRLEQQMGKKLGQSDNPLLVSVRSGAKFSMPGMMDTVLNIGLSDASVLGLVAQSGNERFAWDSYRRLVQMFGKTVLGVDGELFEEALDEAKHAKGSTNDLDLDASDLQVLVETFKGIVLRETGRAFPQDPREQMDLAIHAVFHSWNGDRARLYRRQERIPNDLGTAVNVCSMVFGNLGEDSGTGVAFTRDPSTGAVGVYGDYLSNAQGEDVVAGIRNTLQLADLEQLDKKSYDELMAIMHKLELHYRDLCDIEFTIERGKLWMLQTRIGKRTAAAAFRIAVQLVDQGLIDLDEALQRVTGGQLAQLMFPRFAPEATSKQVAWGLAASPGAAIGKVVFDSYTAVKWSRSGEKVILVRRETNPDDLDGMIAAEGILTSRGGKTSHAAVVARGMGKTCVCGAEELEVDTKRRKMTTADGLVIEEGDVVSIDGASGKVYLGEVPVLPSPVVEYFEGTLHAGADVQGGLVQAVHRLMSHADGKRRLAVRANADNADDANRARRYGAQGIGLCRTEHMFLGEERRKEVEHLILADNDKDREQALSTLLPLQKADFVELFQSMDGLPVTVRLLDPPLHEFLPDITELSVRVALAEARKDPNENDLRLLQAVHKLHEQNPMLGLRGVRLGLVIPGLFGMQVRAIAEAAAERRLAGGDPRPEVMIPLVGTVQELEFVREECERVLAEVAVSTGVQLDIKLGTMIELPRAAVTAGQIAEAAEFFSFGTNDLTQTVWGFSRDDVEASFFTAYLEKGIFGVSPFETIDRDGVGALVKHAVKEGRKTRPDLKLGVCGEHGGDPDSVHFFHEAGLDYVSCSPFRIPVARLEAGRAAIETAGSDSR from the coding sequence GTGGCGGCGACGCAGAAGTTTGTTTACTCCTTCACCGAAGGAAACAAGGACCTCAAGGACCTTCTCGGCGGCAAGGGCGCGAACCTCGCCGAGATGACCAACCTGGGCCTCCCGGTTCCTCCGGGGTTCACCCTCACCACGGAGGCCTGCAAGGTCTTCCTGGAGACCGGCGCCGAGCCGGCCTCGCTGCACCAGGAGGTCAGCGAGCACCTGGACCGGCTCGAGCAGCAGATGGGCAAGAAGCTCGGCCAGAGCGACAACCCGCTGCTGGTGTCGGTGCGCTCCGGCGCCAAGTTCTCGATGCCCGGCATGATGGACACCGTCCTCAACATCGGCCTGTCCGACGCCTCGGTGCTCGGCCTGGTGGCCCAGTCCGGCAACGAGCGGTTCGCCTGGGACTCGTACCGCCGACTGGTCCAGATGTTCGGCAAGACCGTGCTGGGCGTGGACGGCGAGCTCTTCGAGGAGGCGCTCGACGAGGCCAAGCACGCCAAGGGCAGCACCAACGACCTGGACCTGGACGCTTCCGACCTCCAGGTACTGGTCGAGACCTTCAAGGGCATCGTGCTGCGCGAGACCGGGCGGGCCTTCCCGCAGGACCCGCGCGAGCAGATGGACCTGGCGATCCACGCCGTCTTCCACTCCTGGAACGGCGACCGGGCCCGGCTCTACCGCCGCCAGGAGCGCATCCCGAACGACCTCGGGACCGCGGTCAACGTCTGCTCCATGGTCTTCGGCAACCTCGGCGAGGACTCCGGCACCGGCGTCGCCTTCACCCGCGACCCCTCCACCGGCGCGGTCGGCGTCTACGGCGACTACCTCTCCAACGCCCAGGGCGAGGACGTGGTGGCGGGCATCCGCAACACCCTCCAGCTGGCCGACCTGGAGCAGCTGGACAAGAAGTCGTACGACGAGCTGATGGCGATCATGCACAAGCTCGAGCTGCACTACCGCGACCTGTGCGACATCGAGTTCACCATCGAGCGCGGCAAGCTGTGGATGCTGCAGACCCGGATCGGCAAGCGCACCGCCGCGGCCGCCTTCCGGATCGCCGTCCAGCTGGTCGACCAGGGCCTGATCGACCTGGACGAGGCGCTGCAGCGGGTGACCGGCGGCCAGCTCGCCCAGCTGATGTTCCCGCGGTTCGCCCCCGAGGCCACCTCCAAGCAGGTCGCCTGGGGCCTGGCCGCCTCGCCCGGCGCCGCGATCGGCAAGGTGGTCTTCGACTCCTACACCGCCGTCAAGTGGTCCCGCTCCGGCGAGAAGGTCATCCTGGTCCGCCGCGAGACCAACCCGGACGACCTGGACGGCATGATCGCCGCCGAGGGCATCCTCACCTCGCGCGGCGGCAAGACCTCGCACGCCGCCGTGGTGGCCCGCGGCATGGGCAAGACCTGTGTCTGCGGCGCCGAGGAGCTCGAGGTCGACACCAAGCGCCGCAAGATGACCACCGCCGACGGCCTGGTCATCGAGGAGGGCGACGTGGTCTCGATCGACGGCGCCTCCGGCAAGGTCTACCTCGGCGAGGTCCCGGTGCTCCCGTCCCCGGTGGTGGAGTACTTCGAGGGCACCCTGCACGCCGGCGCCGACGTCCAGGGCGGACTGGTGCAGGCCGTGCACCGCCTGATGTCGCACGCCGACGGCAAGCGCCGCCTCGCGGTGCGGGCCAACGCCGACAACGCGGACGACGCGAACCGCGCCCGCCGCTACGGCGCCCAGGGCATCGGCCTGTGCCGCACCGAGCACATGTTCCTCGGTGAGGAGCGCCGCAAGGAGGTCGAGCACCTGATCCTGGCGGACAACGACAAGGACCGCGAGCAGGCGCTGTCCACCCTGCTGCCGCTGCAGAAGGCCGACTTCGTCGAGCTCTTCCAGTCGATGGACGGCCTGCCGGTGACGGTCCGACTGCTGGACCCGCCGCTGCACGAGTTCCTGCCCGACATCACCGAGCTGTCGGTGCGGGTCGCGCTCGCCGAGGCCCGCAAGGACCCGAACGAGAACGACCTGCGGCTGCTCCAGGCGGTGCACAAGCTGCACGAGCAGAACCCGATGCTGGGTCTGCGCGGCGTCCGCCTCGGCCTGGTCATCCCCGGCCTGTTCGGCATGCAGGTGCGGGCGATCGCGGAGGCCGCCGCCGAGCGCCGGCTGGCCGGCGGGGACCCGCGCCCCGAGGTGATGATCCCGCTGGTCGGCACCGTGCAGGAGCTCGAGTTCGTCCGCGAGGAGTGCGAGCGGGTGCTCGCCGAGGTCGCCGTTTCGACCGGCGTCCAGCTGGACATCAAGCTCGGTACCATGATCGAACTTCCGCGGGCGGCCGTCACGGCCGGTCAGATCGCCGAGGCGGCCGAGTTCTTCTCCTTCGGCACCAACGACCTCACCCAGACCGTGTGGGGCTTCTCCCGCGACGACGTGGAGGCCTCGTTCTTCACGGCGTACCTGGAGAAGGGCATCTTCGGGGTCTCCCCGTTCGAGACGATCGACCGGGACGGCGTCGGCGCGCTGGTCAAGCACGCCGTCAAGGAGGGCCGCAAGACCCGCCCCGACCTGAAGCTCGGCGTCTGCGGCGAGCACGGCGGTGACCCGGACTCGGTGCACTTCTTCCACGAGGCCGGCCTGGACTACGTCTCCTGCTCGCCGTTCCGGATCCCGGTGGCGCGACTGGAGGCCGGTCGGGCCGCCATCGAGACTGCGGGCAGCGATTCTCGCTGA
- a CDS encoding GNAT family N-acetyltransferase, whose translation MPAPVTLTGRTVRLEPLTERHAEALAAAAAEDRTTYAFTAVPQGVAAAREFIAIAQADMAAGRSLAFATVRASDGLVVGSTRFLELDYWQGPVVWPPLPAGPVGDPLTATPDAAEIGRTWLSRHAQGTGINTEAKLLMLRHAFETWGVQRISLRADARNLRSRAAIERLGATSEGVRRAHSRGLDGVVRSTAFYSILAEEWPAVRDIIELRIAAAIAPSAPDRRIGHLGQIGHGLGRERDQECVRHTGPLITV comes from the coding sequence GTGCCAGCACCTGTCACCCTCACCGGCCGCACCGTTCGGCTGGAGCCCCTCACCGAGCGGCACGCCGAGGCCCTGGCCGCGGCCGCCGCCGAGGACCGCACGACGTACGCCTTCACCGCCGTCCCCCAGGGCGTGGCGGCCGCGCGGGAGTTCATCGCGATCGCGCAGGCCGACATGGCGGCCGGCCGTTCGCTGGCCTTCGCCACCGTCCGGGCCTCCGACGGCCTGGTGGTCGGGTCCACCCGGTTCCTGGAACTGGACTACTGGCAGGGTCCGGTGGTCTGGCCGCCGCTGCCGGCCGGTCCGGTCGGCGACCCGCTGACCGCCACCCCCGACGCCGCCGAGATCGGCCGCACCTGGCTCTCCCGGCACGCCCAGGGCACCGGCATCAACACCGAGGCCAAGCTGCTGATGCTGCGGCACGCCTTCGAGACCTGGGGCGTGCAGCGGATCTCGCTGCGCGCGGACGCCCGCAACCTGCGCTCGCGCGCGGCGATCGAGCGACTCGGCGCCACCTCGGAGGGGGTCCGCCGGGCCCACAGCCGGGGTCTGGACGGCGTGGTGCGCAGCACCGCGTTCTACTCGATCCTGGCCGAGGAGTGGCCGGCGGTGCGCGACATCATCGAGCTGCGGATCGCGGCCGCGATCGCGCCGAGCGCCCCGGACCGGCGGATCGGCCACCTCGGGCAGATCGGGCACGGCCTCGGCCGCGAACGCGACCAGGAGTGCGTCAGACACACCGGCCCCCTGATCACGGTCTGA
- a CDS encoding TetR/AcrR family transcriptional regulator produces MTGRPRDPAVDEAIRHAALQLTKEHGYRGLSMEGIAARSGVSKQTVYRRYRSKGEVVLDALAGFAVAKLPTPDTGSLRGDLAELLTLTFRTAQGVAGDLNRALAAEALQDPEFARRMWQELIAARREAVRELLVRGRERGEVGHQDEEFLLDLVYAPLWYRLLFGVEALTDEYALALTDAVCKAAAR; encoded by the coding sequence ATGACCGGACGCCCCCGCGACCCTGCCGTCGACGAAGCCATCCGCCACGCGGCGCTGCAGCTCACCAAGGAGCACGGCTACCGCGGCCTGAGCATGGAGGGGATCGCGGCCCGCAGCGGGGTCTCCAAGCAGACCGTCTACCGCCGCTACCGCAGCAAGGGCGAGGTGGTGCTCGACGCACTGGCCGGCTTCGCGGTCGCCAAGCTGCCCACCCCCGACACCGGGAGCCTGCGCGGCGACCTGGCCGAGCTGCTCACCCTGACCTTCCGCACCGCCCAGGGCGTGGCCGGCGACCTCAACCGGGCACTGGCCGCCGAGGCGCTGCAGGACCCGGAGTTCGCCCGCCGGATGTGGCAGGAGCTGATCGCCGCCCGCCGGGAGGCGGTGCGCGAGCTGCTGGTCCGCGGCCGGGAGCGCGGCGAGGTGGGCCACCAGGACGAGGAGTTCCTGCTCGACCTGGTCTACGCGCCGCTCTGGTACCGCCTGCTGTTCGGCGTCGAGGCCCTCACCGACGAGTACGCGCTCGCCCTCACCGACGCGGTCTGCAAGGCCGCCGCCCGGTGA
- a CDS encoding SigE family RNA polymerase sigma factor, whose protein sequence is MKRSTPSPAPPGPLDFREFAAARGRHLIRTAYLLTGGDAHLAEDLAQEALGRVFGKWRRISRLDNPAGYAQTVLVNTFLSHRRRRSSAEQVTDTFAEVAVSDADPSLRVTLLRALGELSAQDRAVLVLRFWEDQSVEETAETLRLSPSGVRSRSSRALERLRGVLGEELDDLART, encoded by the coding sequence ATGAAGCGTTCAACGCCCAGTCCCGCGCCGCCGGGCCCGCTGGACTTCCGGGAGTTCGCCGCCGCGAGGGGCCGCCACCTGATCCGGACGGCCTACCTGCTGACGGGCGGCGACGCGCACCTGGCCGAGGACCTCGCCCAGGAGGCGCTGGGCCGGGTCTTCGGGAAGTGGCGCCGGATATCCCGGCTCGACAACCCGGCCGGCTACGCACAGACCGTCCTGGTCAACACCTTCCTCTCCCACCGCCGCCGGCGCAGCAGCGCCGAGCAGGTGACCGACACCTTCGCCGAGGTGGCGGTCAGCGACGCCGACCCCTCGCTGCGGGTCACCCTGCTGCGGGCCCTCGGTGAACTGTCCGCGCAGGACCGCGCCGTCCTGGTGCTGCGCTTCTGGGAGGACCAGAGCGTGGAGGAGACCGCCGAGACACTGCGGCTGAGCCCGAGCGGTGTCCGCTCACGCAGCAGCCGGGCCCTCGAGCGCCTGCGTGGCGTCCTCGGCGAGGAACTGGACGACCTCGCGCGCACCTGA
- a CDS encoding helix-turn-helix domain-containing protein — MSFQQWRAQFRLQHALTLLAEGRSVTSVAAASGYHSPSAFIEAFRHAFGTTPGRHQRGG; from the coding sequence CTGAGCTTCCAGCAGTGGCGCGCCCAGTTCCGGCTGCAGCACGCGCTGACCCTGCTCGCCGAGGGCCGCTCGGTCACCTCGGTGGCCGCCGCCTCCGGCTACCACTCCCCCAGCGCCTTCATCGAGGCCTTCCGGCACGCCTTCGGCACCACCCCGGGCCGCCACCAGCGCGGCGGCTGA
- a CDS encoding MFS transporter has product MRSPRGALPALLSLSLGYFTLGTASLAVVGLGGPIGRALHTGPAQVGVLVSVFALTFAVAAPLAPAVLRRLDRRRVLLLGLGLLALGGLAGALAPNSAALIAARVVGGLGGAVFGPASSAAGSLLVPEERRPRALATVFAGMTVAAVLGVPLSSYLGGAIGWRWTLAGLAAVTALALVLVAASVPPLPAGPPPTAAGYRAALRTPGVLAVVLTTLCTMAAQFTVYGVAGAYLAERFGLAPEEVTLVLFAFGLVGVLGNACGARVFGRLGGGRTIALTQLGLAAAFLGLLVAPSGLLPAVALLALWAFFSQLYQAPQQARLIALAPEQRGLLLALNASMLYVGISLGSLLASALLPRLGADTLAAVGLLPLALGAVAHLVSTHRFANSLERALI; this is encoded by the coding sequence ATGCGCTCTCCCCGCGGCGCGTTACCCGCGCTGCTCTCGCTCTCCCTGGGGTACTTCACCCTGGGCACCGCCTCGCTCGCCGTGGTCGGCCTCGGCGGGCCGATCGGCCGGGCCCTGCACACCGGACCGGCCCAGGTCGGGGTGCTGGTCAGCGTCTTCGCGCTGACCTTCGCGGTGGCCGCGCCGCTCGCACCGGCCGTACTGCGCCGGCTGGATCGGCGCCGGGTGCTGCTGCTCGGCCTCGGGCTGCTCGCCCTCGGCGGACTGGCCGGCGCGCTGGCCCCGAACTCCGCCGCGCTGATCGCCGCCCGGGTGGTCGGCGGCCTCGGCGGCGCGGTCTTCGGCCCCGCCTCCTCGGCGGCGGGCTCGCTGCTGGTCCCCGAGGAGCGCCGCCCCCGCGCGCTGGCCACCGTCTTCGCCGGGATGACGGTCGCGGCCGTGCTCGGCGTACCGCTCTCCTCCTACCTGGGCGGCGCGATCGGCTGGCGCTGGACACTGGCCGGACTGGCCGCCGTCACCGCCCTGGCCCTGGTGCTGGTGGCCGCGTCGGTGCCGCCGCTGCCGGCCGGACCGCCGCCGACAGCCGCCGGGTACCGGGCTGCGCTGCGCACCCCGGGCGTGCTGGCGGTGGTGCTCACCACGCTCTGCACGATGGCCGCGCAGTTCACCGTCTACGGGGTGGCCGGCGCCTACCTGGCCGAGCGGTTCGGGCTGGCGCCCGAGGAGGTGACCCTGGTGCTCTTCGCCTTCGGGCTGGTCGGTGTGCTCGGAAACGCCTGCGGCGCCCGGGTGTTCGGCCGACTCGGCGGCGGACGGACCATCGCGCTGACCCAACTCGGCCTGGCCGCCGCCTTCCTGGGGCTGCTGGTGGCACCGTCCGGGCTGCTGCCCGCCGTTGCCCTGCTGGCGCTCTGGGCCTTCTTCAGTCAGCTCTACCAGGCACCGCAGCAGGCCAGGTTGATCGCGCTCGCACCCGAGCAGCGCGGACTGCTGCTGGCCCTCAACGCCTCGATGCTCTACGTCGGGATCAGCCTCGGCAGCCTGCTGGCCTCGGCCCTGCTGCCCCGGCTCGGCGCCGACACACTGGCCGCCGTCGGACTGCTGCCGCTGGCCCTGGGCGCCGTGGCCCACCTGGTCTCGACCCACCGTTTCGCAAACTCCCTTGAAAGAGCCTTGATATGA
- a CDS encoding PAC2 family protein — MRDPEALYELEPQGVAAVAAATADDGLILLYHFEGFMDAGEAGGQVMAHLLEQGKPQLVARFDHDRLVDYRARRPAMTFDRESWTSYEPPEILLQLVQDATGTPFLVLTGPEPDVEWEAFAAAVGQLVTELGVRLTVDFHGIPMGVPHTRPVGLTPHGNRLDLATGYPVWFERAQVPGSAQALVEYRLAEAGHDVLGFAVHVPHYVARSPYPAAAVLILEAVQSASGLVLPGQELRERVGEVYADIEEQLAQGDDELSSAIRGMEGQYDAVAGAESRESLLAEAAELPSADELGRQFEQFLADHERGGE, encoded by the coding sequence GTGCGTGATCCCGAGGCGCTGTACGAGCTTGAGCCGCAGGGCGTGGCGGCGGTGGCGGCCGCGACCGCCGACGACGGCCTGATCCTGCTCTACCACTTCGAGGGCTTCATGGACGCCGGTGAGGCGGGCGGCCAGGTGATGGCCCATCTGCTGGAGCAGGGCAAGCCACAGCTGGTGGCGCGGTTCGACCACGACCGCCTGGTGGACTACCGGGCCCGTCGTCCCGCGATGACCTTCGACCGGGAGAGCTGGACCTCCTACGAGCCGCCGGAGATCCTGCTCCAGCTGGTCCAGGACGCCACCGGCACCCCGTTCCTGGTGCTCACCGGCCCGGAGCCGGACGTCGAGTGGGAGGCCTTCGCGGCCGCCGTCGGCCAGTTGGTCACCGAGCTCGGCGTCCGCCTCACGGTGGACTTCCACGGCATCCCGATGGGCGTGCCGCACACCCGCCCGGTCGGCCTGACCCCGCACGGCAACCGGCTCGACCTGGCCACCGGCTACCCCGTCTGGTTCGAGCGCGCCCAGGTGCCGGGCAGCGCCCAGGCGCTGGTCGAGTACCGGCTGGCCGAGGCGGGGCACGACGTGCTCGGCTTCGCCGTGCACGTGCCGCACTACGTGGCCCGTTCGCCCTACCCGGCGGCCGCGGTGCTGATCCTGGAGGCGGTGCAGTCCGCCAGCGGCCTGGTGCTGCCCGGCCAGGAGCTGCGCGAGCGGGTGGGCGAGGTGTACGCCGACATCGAGGAGCAGCTGGCCCAGGGAGACGACGAGCTGAGCTCGGCGATCCGCGGCATGGAGGGCCAGTACGACGCGGTCGCGGGCGCGGAGAGCCGGGAGAGCCTGCTCGCGGAGGCGGCGGAGCTGCCCTCGGCGGACGAGCTGGGCCGCCAGTTCGAGCAGTTCCTCGCCGACCACGAGCGGGGCGGGGAGTAG
- a CDS encoding ribonuclease domain-containing protein, with protein sequence MTTRLRLIAVAAVLLCAVAAAGVYAMGRHKPATTAAAHAPASGAGVCQSKLPSQARDTIALIAKGGPYPYRTDGVVFENREGRLPKHTSGYYHEYTVVTPGSGDRGTRRVVTGTVGEEYWTGDHYATFQRIDLAC encoded by the coding sequence ATGACCACTCGCCTTCGCCTGATCGCCGTCGCCGCCGTGCTGCTCTGCGCCGTCGCCGCGGCCGGCGTGTACGCGATGGGGCGGCACAAGCCCGCCACCACCGCCGCCGCCCACGCGCCCGCCTCCGGAGCCGGGGTCTGCCAGAGCAAACTGCCCAGCCAGGCCAGGGACACCATCGCGCTGATCGCCAAGGGCGGACCGTACCCCTACCGCACCGACGGCGTGGTCTTCGAGAACCGCGAGGGGCGGCTGCCAAAGCACACCAGCGGCTACTACCACGAGTACACGGTGGTCACCCCGGGCAGCGGCGACCGCGGGACCCGACGGGTCGTCACCGGCACGGTGGGCGAGGAGTACTGGACCGGCGACCACTACGCCACCTTCCAGCGGATCGACCTCGCCTGCTGA
- a CDS encoding SGNH/GDSL hydrolase family protein, whose protein sequence is MSFVGSGMKILGLLAVLLLLAGCSGSASGGGRPAAASAVPGKGAPSTPAPSTPAPSPPAPTGPYVALGDSYTSGLQLEPAGTGPKGCGRSTVNYPSLVAQDLRLTQGEFTDVSCSSATTADLTAAQRVDGGANPPQLDALNGQTRLVTVGIGGNDAEFMKVVERCAEQGVLKAVALAKGEAPCKDSYTAPDGSSTLSGVLDTVGVRLAGVLQEVARRAPQARVYVVGYPALLPTDPAGCLPVLGRTVAAADLVFLAEQEQRLNAVLSSRAREAKAGFVDTYTPSAGHDMCADRTTRWIEPPFPAPGRAPLHPNAAGQQGMAQAVLRAVHAGQ, encoded by the coding sequence GTGTCGTTCGTTGGGTCCGGCATGAAGATCCTCGGGCTGCTGGCGGTGCTGCTGCTGCTCGCCGGCTGCTCGGGCTCGGCCTCGGGTGGTGGGCGGCCGGCGGCCGCGAGCGCCGTGCCCGGTAAGGGCGCGCCCAGCACGCCCGCACCCAGCACCCCTGCACCCAGCCCGCCCGCACCCACGGGGCCGTACGTCGCGCTCGGCGACTCGTACACCTCCGGCCTGCAGCTGGAGCCGGCCGGGACCGGGCCCAAGGGGTGCGGCCGGTCGACGGTCAACTACCCCTCGCTGGTCGCGCAGGACCTGCGGCTGACCCAGGGGGAGTTCACCGACGTCAGCTGCTCCAGCGCCACCACCGCCGACCTGACGGCCGCTCAGCGGGTGGACGGCGGCGCCAACCCGCCGCAACTGGACGCGCTCAACGGGCAGACCCGGCTGGTGACGGTCGGTATCGGCGGCAACGACGCGGAGTTCATGAAGGTGGTCGAGCGGTGCGCCGAGCAGGGCGTGCTGAAGGCCGTCGCGCTGGCCAAGGGCGAGGCGCCGTGCAAGGACTCGTACACCGCGCCGGACGGGAGCTCCACGCTGAGCGGGGTGCTCGACACCGTCGGCGTGCGGCTGGCCGGGGTGCTGCAGGAGGTGGCCCGGCGGGCGCCGCAGGCCAGGGTGTACGTGGTGGGGTACCCGGCGCTGCTGCCGACCGACCCGGCCGGCTGCCTGCCGGTCCTCGGTCGCACGGTGGCCGCCGCCGACCTGGTCTTCCTCGCCGAGCAGGAGCAGCGCCTGAACGCCGTGCTGAGTTCGCGCGCCCGTGAGGCCAAGGCCGGTTTCGTGGACACCTACACCCCCTCCGCCGGCCACGACATGTGCGCCGACCGGACCACCCGCTGGATCGAACCGCCCTTCCCGGCCCCCGGCCGCGCCCCGCTGCACCCGAACGCGGCGGGCCAGCAGGGCATGGCCCAGGCGGTCCTACGGGCCGTCCACGCCGGCCAGTAG